From the genome of Polyangiaceae bacterium, one region includes:
- a CDS encoding HmuY family protein: MNRTFFAAALCLFVAGCSESVGNPSSTGTTPNEDPGKTLEVPVSASSRTFVSYKEPAIVTPMGDGSMDSSWDIAFEKYDIFTNSGVSGPGDGGAFGPLDAATYDEGIAPTVPFVTKDQTGGPFSDYWAYDPMMHVLWVRYHVFGVREGDKLWKVQILGYYGEMQGAPIAAIYRLRWAEVTSSGAGPTQELVDIDGTAGGSQPADDVPSECLDLGSGARVFHTPASALATKDWHLCFRRATISVNGELGGPRGVTAVDLHAGESKNETLAILRERTADTELARFDAVGHSELTAANLVWRGDRVISAFSDYWVDPATNPKAPANFSWLTMAADGVTRYLLVFDRFEGPTEESPGKVVLRIRPEGL, translated from the coding sequence ATGAATCGAACATTTTTCGCAGCAGCGCTTTGTCTTTTCGTTGCCGGATGCAGCGAATCCGTTGGCAATCCTTCGTCGACCGGGACGACACCCAATGAGGACCCTGGCAAAACGCTCGAAGTGCCGGTGTCTGCGTCGAGCAGGACGTTCGTTTCGTACAAAGAACCGGCGATCGTGACCCCCATGGGCGACGGATCGATGGATTCGAGCTGGGACATTGCATTCGAGAAATACGATATTTTTACGAATAGTGGTGTTTCTGGGCCTGGCGATGGAGGAGCGTTCGGGCCGCTCGATGCGGCGACCTATGACGAGGGCATTGCGCCCACGGTGCCGTTTGTCACGAAAGACCAAACGGGTGGACCGTTCAGCGATTATTGGGCGTACGATCCGATGATGCACGTGCTTTGGGTGCGGTACCATGTGTTTGGTGTGCGCGAGGGGGACAAACTCTGGAAGGTGCAGATCCTCGGTTATTACGGCGAAATGCAAGGAGCGCCGATTGCGGCGATCTATCGATTGCGCTGGGCCGAAGTGACGTCTTCCGGCGCGGGGCCGACGCAAGAGCTCGTTGATATCGACGGCACGGCGGGCGGATCGCAGCCTGCGGACGACGTGCCGAGCGAGTGCCTCGATTTGGGCAGTGGGGCGCGTGTTTTTCACACACCTGCGAGCGCCCTGGCCACGAAAGATTGGCACCTTTGTTTTCGTCGCGCGACGATCAGCGTCAATGGCGAGCTTGGGGGTCCGCGCGGGGTGACGGCGGTCGATTTGCACGCGGGCGAGTCGAAGAACGAAACGCTTGCGATATTGAGAGAGCGCACGGCGGACACGGAGCTGGCTCGATTCGATGCGGTGGGTCATTCCGAGCTCACGGCAGCGAATTTGGTTTGGCGTGGCGATCGCGTGATCAGCGCATTCTCCGATTACTGGGTGGATCCGGCGACGAATCCGAAAGCACCGGCGAATTTTTCGTGGCTCACGATGGCGGCCGATGGGGTGACGCGTTATCTTTTGGTCTTCGATCGCTTCGAGGGCCCAACGGAAGAAAGCCCTGGCAAGGTCGTATTGCGCATTCGGCCCGAAGGATTGTAG
- a CDS encoding metallophosphoesterase family protein codes for MRTRSQTPTKLIHRRQTLEVPSAGARLVLVADTHSAPHPESAKHIAAQHPTHILHAGDIGDLGVLDQLAKLSNVTAVRGNIDVHAHDLPDVITIDVRDLDGPLVTLLLVHIAVYGPKLRAEVAKLAHAEGASIVVCGHSHVPFMGRDKGVVIVNPGSIGPRRFQLPIVFATMDVSRERISMQHVSCETGQRWEP; via the coding sequence GTGAGAACGCGTTCGCAGACACCGACCAAGCTGATCCATCGGCGACAGACGCTCGAGGTCCCCAGCGCGGGTGCGCGTCTGGTGCTCGTCGCCGACACACACAGCGCGCCGCATCCGGAAAGTGCGAAACACATCGCGGCGCAGCATCCAACGCACATCCTGCACGCTGGCGACATTGGCGACCTCGGGGTGCTCGACCAGCTCGCGAAGCTATCCAACGTGACCGCCGTGCGGGGCAATATCGATGTCCACGCGCACGATCTCCCGGACGTCATCACGATTGACGTGCGTGACCTCGACGGCCCGCTCGTCACGCTGCTTCTCGTCCACATTGCTGTGTACGGGCCCAAGCTGCGTGCGGAAGTCGCGAAACTCGCACATGCAGAGGGCGCATCGATCGTCGTCTGCGGCCATTCGCACGTGCCGTTCATGGGGCGGGACAAGGGGGTCGTCATCGTGAATCCGGGCTCCATTGGCCCGCGGCGATTCCAGCTTCCGATTGTGTTTGCAACGATGGACGTGAGCCGCGAGCGGATATCGATGCAGCACGTGAGCTGCGAGACGGGGCAGCGGTGGGAGCCCTGA
- a CDS encoding pyridoxamine 5'-phosphate oxidase family protein has protein sequence MEIIGHLGCHADDRTYVVPIGYVYRDNGIYVHLDEGLKVRMMRNNPRVCFQVDHIKDLANWRSVIAWGVFRELHGPEATDGLLRIRMRLTSLTAIEGTRPTPSYDAKMYEGSDHRPVSGGREAVIGRIDVTEKTGRFERR, from the coding sequence ATGGAAATCATCGGGCATCTCGGGTGCCACGCCGATGACCGGACGTACGTCGTACCGATTGGCTACGTCTATCGCGACAACGGCATTTACGTACATTTGGACGAGGGCCTCAAGGTGCGCATGATGCGCAACAATCCGCGCGTCTGTTTTCAGGTCGATCACATCAAGGATCTCGCCAATTGGCGTAGCGTCATCGCCTGGGGCGTCTTTCGAGAGCTCCACGGCCCAGAAGCAACCGATGGCCTCTTGCGAATTCGAATGCGTCTGACGTCCCTCACGGCAATCGAAGGCACCCGACCAACGCCTTCGTACGACGCGAAGATGTACGAAGGCTCCGACCATCGACCCGTCTCCGGCGGCCGCGAAGCGGTCATCGGTCGCATCGATGTCACCGAGAAAACTGGGCGCTTCGAACGGCGATGA
- a CDS encoding DUF4215 domain-containing protein, whose translation MRTYWYSPRLATFVAIMGFAATAPFAGCGGDAVTIKPNGTGGDGGGGGGDLGVCGNGKLESAEACDDGNLVGGDGCEPDCSYTCNNASPATGDAKCDDMDPCNGQETCLDDHTCSKGTAADDGKDCGNGQICVAGVCSPDQCGDLFKSESEECDDGNVTNGDGCNDCKFSCLSSDPLRDCTNLDPCLGTVCDDATHTCGNPLGEGAYCGQGQVCKGGTCTPTVCGDGVLEFGEVCDDGNLVDGDGCDANCTLSCVDPAADCPIAPTCQIAACSAANVCTTNPVAVDPACVAPSSCQNGACQAPTAVCGNGFLEIGEACDFGAGNGTNTGCEDNCTLSCMTDVDCNDMNTCDGTETCTDTLQNGQIGRRCAAGMNEPNCSACAGGLCNNGTCTASACGDGCLDTMAGEQCEPPGSATCDAMCKTIIVAICGNGTREPSEQCDDGNTTNLDGCSATCTFEQLQRANWLAMQYGTDTYCTANRLGSAIATAGQSTISDAITASVKDGSITIIFQMLDLDDLSGTSDPMLQLGSTTGIPIIPAGTVYDGAADLDWWYTIDTLTLDAARVPTGKLSASIAGKTLNAGPGSLFLTINLGGVPAPLNMNNVKIEASIGNATMPLVSMGAPPGHLASENLDPALQSFETMGQPNANGAAKLCGNVSAASLAQVPVPAVLLSGSTACSQGYTAANSLLDVIVGGCTALGIIPVIIARQPDTHDPNLTNLGAGPPYTLTRNTTTKQVNGCRDMNNVAVPLFECLQDAAYSAYFKFATDRVIGK comes from the coding sequence GTGCGCACTTATTGGTATTCGCCTCGGCTTGCGACGTTCGTGGCCATCATGGGCTTTGCCGCAACTGCACCTTTTGCTGGGTGCGGCGGTGATGCCGTAACCATCAAGCCCAACGGGACGGGTGGTGATGGTGGTGGAGGTGGCGGGGACTTGGGCGTTTGCGGCAATGGCAAGCTCGAGTCTGCGGAAGCTTGTGATGATGGAAACCTCGTTGGCGGGGACGGGTGCGAGCCCGATTGCAGTTACACCTGCAACAACGCGAGCCCTGCGACGGGCGATGCCAAGTGTGACGATATGGATCCGTGTAATGGCCAGGAAACTTGCCTGGACGATCACACGTGTTCGAAGGGGACTGCCGCGGACGACGGAAAGGATTGCGGCAATGGGCAGATCTGCGTCGCGGGTGTTTGCAGTCCTGATCAATGCGGCGACCTTTTCAAGAGCGAATCCGAGGAATGTGACGACGGCAATGTCACGAATGGCGATGGCTGCAATGATTGCAAATTCTCGTGTTTGTCCTCGGATCCTTTGCGTGATTGCACGAACCTCGATCCATGCCTCGGCACGGTTTGCGACGACGCGACGCATACCTGCGGCAATCCCCTTGGTGAAGGCGCCTACTGTGGTCAGGGCCAAGTTTGCAAGGGCGGCACTTGTACGCCGACCGTTTGCGGCGACGGTGTACTCGAATTCGGCGAAGTTTGCGACGACGGCAACCTCGTCGATGGCGACGGCTGCGACGCCAATTGCACGCTTTCCTGCGTCGATCCAGCCGCCGATTGTCCCATCGCGCCGACATGCCAGATTGCAGCGTGCAGTGCGGCCAATGTGTGCACGACGAATCCTGTCGCAGTAGATCCGGCGTGTGTGGCACCGAGCTCGTGTCAAAATGGTGCTTGCCAAGCTCCCACTGCCGTGTGCGGCAACGGTTTTCTGGAAATTGGCGAAGCTTGCGATTTTGGGGCTGGAAACGGCACCAACACGGGTTGCGAAGACAATTGTACACTATCGTGCATGACGGACGTCGATTGCAACGACATGAATACGTGCGACGGCACGGAAACGTGCACCGACACGCTCCAGAACGGTCAAATTGGGAGACGGTGTGCAGCGGGCATGAACGAGCCGAACTGCTCGGCATGCGCAGGCGGCCTTTGCAACAATGGTACGTGCACGGCATCGGCGTGCGGTGACGGGTGCCTCGACACGATGGCGGGCGAACAATGCGAACCGCCTGGATCCGCAACATGCGACGCGATGTGCAAAACCATCATCGTGGCCATTTGTGGCAATGGCACGCGCGAGCCTTCCGAGCAATGTGACGACGGCAATACGACCAACCTGGACGGCTGCAGTGCCACGTGCACCTTCGAGCAGCTACAGCGTGCCAATTGGCTCGCCATGCAATATGGCACGGACACGTATTGCACCGCCAACCGCCTTGGCAGCGCCATTGCAACGGCAGGTCAAAGCACGATTTCCGACGCCATCACTGCCAGCGTCAAGGACGGATCCATCACGATCATCTTCCAGATGCTCGATCTCGACGATTTGAGCGGCACCAGCGATCCCATGTTGCAGCTCGGATCGACGACCGGAATACCCATCATTCCTGCCGGCACTGTATACGATGGCGCTGCAGACCTCGATTGGTGGTACACGATCGACACGCTCACGCTGGATGCTGCCCGCGTGCCAACGGGCAAACTGAGCGCCAGCATTGCGGGCAAAACGCTCAATGCGGGCCCCGGCTCGCTGTTCCTCACCATCAATCTCGGCGGCGTCCCCGCACCGCTCAACATGAACAACGTCAAAATCGAGGCGAGCATCGGCAATGCGACCATGCCACTCGTGTCCATGGGAGCTCCGCCGGGCCATCTCGCTTCGGAAAACCTTGATCCGGCGCTTCAGAGCTTCGAGACGATGGGGCAACCGAATGCCAATGGTGCAGCCAAGCTTTGCGGGAACGTGTCTGCCGCTTCGCTTGCGCAGGTGCCCGTTCCGGCGGTATTGCTCTCGGGCAGCACCGCTTGCAGCCAAGGGTATACCGCGGCAAACAGTTTGCTCGATGTCATCGTCGGCGGCTGTACGGCTTTGGGCATCATTCCTGTGATCATCGCGCGCCAGCCCGATACGCACGATCCAAACCTGACAAACCTTGGCGCAGGTCCCCCCTACACGCTCACGCGTAACACGACGACCAAACAGGTCAATGGATGCCGGGACATGAACAACGTCGCCGTGCCGCTATTCGAATGTCTACAGGACGCGGCGTACTCGGCGTACTTTAAGTTCGCGACCGATCGCGTCATCGGCAAGTGA
- a CDS encoding AAA family ATPase: MKKFRPAIGYSDFRELREAGLSYVDKTSFITEILDDSSKVLLFPRPRRFGKTINLSMLGHFLRKTNEDLLPLFAGLEVTKNAETMAHFQQYPVIFATFKDVKAKTFADALDGIRAQIVTAYREHRYLLDENKLDATIAREFQRVLTGEATANELQYAFFWLSKALHEHHGKRAVILIDEYDTPVQSGYAHGFFDDVVLFFRNFFSACLKDNSALFKSVLTGILRVSKENMFSGLNHIDVRTILHEPYSTSFGFTEDEVASIVEPAHLEEVRSWYNGYVFGGHVIYNPWSILHYIKNGVLEPYWVNTASNELIERLALKEGLGLSDTSAALLNGGTIDVQIDSNIVLRDIDRIPEAFWNFLLFAGYLKVVDLQLDMGRYHGKLAIPNREVNIVYQDLFRMWLAKADPTSDDTKTVVKALLAGDAATVQESLGRILLTAMSYYDAAGAKPEKLYHGFVLGLLVHLEKQYEIRSNRESGYGRADMIMRPRTSGRPGVVIEFKVLDSPRKTVDGVLKEGAQQVRELRYASELAAAGASPVYEYVMTFDGKQTWVKRVEEVLGEASSVERTF; this comes from the coding sequence ATGAAAAAATTTCGTCCTGCCATCGGTTACTCGGACTTTCGCGAGCTGCGCGAAGCGGGGCTCAGCTACGTCGACAAGACGAGCTTCATCACCGAAATCCTCGACGACTCCAGCAAGGTGCTGCTTTTCCCGCGGCCTCGACGATTCGGCAAGACCATTAACCTGTCGATGCTCGGGCACTTCCTCCGCAAGACGAACGAAGATCTTCTCCCGTTGTTCGCGGGCCTCGAGGTCACCAAGAACGCCGAGACCATGGCGCACTTTCAACAATACCCGGTCATCTTCGCCACGTTCAAAGACGTCAAAGCCAAGACATTCGCCGATGCGCTCGATGGAATCCGTGCTCAGATCGTTACTGCGTACCGCGAGCACCGTTACTTGCTCGACGAGAACAAGCTCGATGCGACGATCGCGCGGGAGTTCCAACGTGTGCTGACGGGCGAGGCCACCGCGAACGAGCTTCAGTATGCGTTCTTCTGGCTCTCGAAAGCCCTTCATGAACACCACGGCAAACGTGCTGTCATTTTGATCGACGAATACGACACTCCGGTACAGTCCGGCTATGCCCATGGCTTTTTCGATGACGTCGTGTTGTTTTTCCGCAACTTCTTTTCAGCGTGCCTCAAAGACAACAGCGCGCTTTTCAAGTCGGTGCTCACGGGCATCTTGCGCGTGTCCAAAGAAAACATGTTTTCAGGCCTGAACCATATCGATGTTCGGACGATCCTCCACGAGCCCTACAGTACGTCCTTCGGATTTACCGAAGACGAAGTCGCTTCCATCGTCGAGCCTGCGCATTTGGAAGAAGTCCGCTCGTGGTACAATGGGTACGTTTTTGGCGGGCACGTCATCTACAATCCATGGTCGATTCTCCATTACATCAAAAACGGCGTCTTGGAGCCCTATTGGGTGAACACCGCTTCGAACGAGCTCATCGAGCGGCTTGCGCTCAAAGAGGGTCTCGGTTTGTCCGACACATCGGCTGCGCTCTTGAACGGAGGCACCATCGACGTGCAAATCGATTCCAACATCGTCTTGCGCGACATCGATCGGATTCCCGAAGCGTTCTGGAATTTTTTGCTCTTCGCGGGATACTTGAAGGTCGTCGATTTGCAGCTCGACATGGGACGATATCATGGAAAACTCGCCATACCCAATCGCGAAGTGAACATCGTGTATCAGGACCTCTTTCGCATGTGGCTCGCCAAAGCCGATCCGACATCGGATGACACGAAAACCGTCGTCAAAGCGCTGCTTGCCGGAGATGCTGCCACGGTGCAAGAGAGCCTCGGTCGGATCCTCCTCACGGCCATGTCCTATTACGATGCGGCGGGAGCGAAGCCCGAAAAACTCTACCACGGGTTCGTCCTGGGTCTGCTCGTGCACTTGGAGAAGCAATACGAAATTCGGTCCAATCGAGAATCCGGTTATGGTCGTGCCGACATGATCATGCGACCAAGAACTTCTGGGCGCCCTGGCGTGGTCATCGAATTCAAGGTGCTCGACAGCCCGCGAAAAACCGTGGACGGTGTGCTCAAAGAAGGTGCCCAGCAAGTGCGCGAGCTGCGGTACGCGAGCGAGCTTGCCGCGGCCGGCGCGTCACCGGTTTACGAATACGTGATGACGTTCGATGGAAAACAGACGTGGGTGAAGCGTGTGGAAGAAGTCTTGGGGGAGGCGTCGTCGGTCGAGCGCACGTTTTGA
- a CDS encoding TonB-dependent receptor has protein sequence MRVDVVTRQEAERRGATNVAEALSGQLGVQVNPAAYGDIGNPSAIQIQGLDRQRVLVLEDGERVIGDVGGAIDLSRMPLSDVARVEVVAGPMSSLYGTSAIGGVVNVVTGQPLYPGVSGRVRIEGRNRRGFISQGNAAWRGERVWATLDGNFVRTDGVALREDQPDLAMPDRLQGLIGFRLGARIGPRTRVQARVRWIHDASERRQTQIVPGLGAFRIDLPQRTDRFAVHVVELIDIGKGSTLRLALGQQWAFDTTEKDRYESPLDELRARNASLSSFEATATFADGPRRTWVVGTRAEVEKLSQQLTKSEFASGQIRTNTADELTPATLGSIAAYAQLGWKPIDTLTVLVGGRGEMHLRYGAVAVPRLALSYQPSSVVTVRASLGRGFRAPAAKEIGFAFDHGALGYRVLGNPDLGPETSWGTSGDVSLRMTKNLLVRGGVFSNWIDNMIDIDIRPTTSQGGIDDYTYRNIGRARTFGVQIDAACTLSKRLRAEAGYAYLWTRDDENERPLEGRPPHTVYTAIRGDLPWRLELVMRYRMVTDAFLDEGLRTPGFQTLDARLARPLWSGAQAYAGVLNALGVQKDPDRLGDQRPVQGRTIYVGLTAEYPLEER, from the coding sequence GTGCGCGTGGATGTGGTGACGCGTCAGGAGGCTGAACGGCGCGGTGCAACGAATGTGGCCGAGGCGCTCTCGGGGCAGCTCGGGGTGCAGGTCAATCCGGCGGCGTATGGCGATATCGGCAATCCGAGCGCCATTCAAATCCAGGGCCTCGATCGGCAACGCGTGCTGGTGCTCGAGGATGGCGAGCGCGTCATTGGCGACGTGGGCGGGGCGATCGATTTGTCGCGCATGCCGCTTTCCGATGTGGCGCGTGTCGAAGTCGTGGCCGGCCCGATGAGCTCGTTGTACGGCACGAGCGCCATTGGCGGCGTGGTCAATGTGGTCACGGGGCAGCCGCTGTATCCGGGCGTGAGCGGGCGCGTGCGCATCGAAGGGCGCAATCGACGCGGATTCATATCGCAAGGAAATGCGGCATGGCGTGGCGAACGCGTTTGGGCGACGCTCGATGGAAACTTCGTGCGCACCGACGGTGTTGCGCTGCGCGAGGACCAGCCGGATTTGGCAATGCCCGACCGGCTTCAAGGATTGATTGGGTTTCGGCTGGGCGCGCGTATTGGGCCGCGTACGCGCGTACAGGCGCGCGTGCGATGGATTCACGATGCTTCCGAGCGCCGACAAACGCAGATTGTGCCTGGCCTTGGGGCATTTCGTATCGATTTGCCGCAACGAACGGATCGATTTGCCGTGCACGTCGTGGAGCTCATCGATATCGGCAAAGGTTCGACCTTGCGATTGGCGCTGGGACAACAATGGGCGTTCGATACGACGGAAAAGGATCGCTATGAATCGCCGCTCGATGAATTGCGTGCGCGAAATGCCAGTTTGTCAAGCTTCGAGGCGACGGCGACGTTTGCCGATGGACCTCGAAGGACGTGGGTGGTCGGTACGCGGGCCGAAGTGGAAAAACTATCGCAGCAGCTTACGAAATCCGAATTTGCGAGCGGACAAATTCGTACGAATACTGCGGATGAATTGACGCCCGCGACGCTTGGCAGCATTGCCGCATATGCGCAGCTCGGTTGGAAGCCCATCGATACATTGACCGTGCTCGTCGGTGGTCGAGGTGAAATGCACTTGCGTTATGGTGCGGTCGCGGTCCCGCGGCTCGCTCTTTCGTATCAACCGTCGAGCGTGGTCACGGTGCGTGCTTCGCTTGGTCGAGGGTTTCGAGCGCCTGCGGCCAAGGAAATCGGGTTTGCATTCGATCACGGTGCGCTTGGTTATCGGGTGCTCGGCAATCCGGACCTTGGGCCAGAAACATCTTGGGGGACGAGCGGCGACGTGAGCCTGCGCATGACGAAAAACCTGCTTGTACGCGGCGGCGTTTTTTCTAACTGGATTGACAACATGATTGATATCGACATTCGGCCGACGACGAGTCAGGGCGGCATTGATGATTATACGTATCGAAACATCGGTCGAGCGCGCACGTTTGGCGTGCAAATCGATGCTGCGTGTACGCTTTCGAAGCGATTGCGTGCCGAAGCTGGATATGCGTATCTCTGGACGCGCGACGACGAGAATGAAAGGCCGCTCGAGGGGCGTCCGCCGCACACGGTGTATACGGCAATCCGGGGCGATTTACCGTGGCGCTTGGAGCTCGTGATGAGATACCGAATGGTCACCGACGCATTCCTCGATGAAGGATTGCGAACGCCGGGCTTTCAGACGCTCGATGCGCGTTTGGCGAGGCCATTATGGTCGGGCGCGCAGGCGTATGCGGGCGTGCTCAATGCGCTCGGCGTGCAAAAAGATCCTGATCGATTGGGCGATCAACGTCCGGTCCAGGGTCGAACCATCTACGTAGGCCTCACGGCCGAATATCCCTTGGAGGAACGATGA
- a CDS encoding transposase, giving the protein MTIRTIEGRFALSPYACPRAWQESEYRQVDWENKLAMIERGRACVEATEALTDMIGLSETNHTSRPEIPYDTFTNSIPNIIGSCMARGVAMFGVHLYGFVWMSNHAHLLLRAPKKNFADFMAYLNGQIAVNVNRFLGRTNQLWARRYAAAQVLDDAAELEMLGYLLANPQNAGIASSISDWPGLSSAAFFFQNRNQRFLCFDRTAWHNNGRPSNIAPFLSTVTLEHKLLPQLSRLDKKKLRRKLRRLINEKLKPSPVADTHVQLAPAPPIRRQLLARTVIPTERPAPSKRKRSHQPLCHTTKPSLWQLYHKWYREFRIAFADSSLEYKRGNTDVEFPPGSFAPSKYPRARCSNDPDAFSRLHPTRQNLEIADARAKLAA; this is encoded by the coding sequence GTGACCATCCGAACCATCGAGGGGCGTTTCGCACTCAGCCCCTATGCATGTCCACGTGCCTGGCAAGAGTCTGAATATCGGCAGGTCGACTGGGAAAACAAGCTCGCGATGATCGAACGCGGACGTGCGTGCGTCGAGGCAACCGAAGCGCTCACGGACATGATCGGACTCTCGGAAACCAATCATACGTCACGCCCCGAGATTCCCTATGACACATTTACCAATTCGATTCCCAACATCATTGGCAGCTGCATGGCGCGCGGCGTTGCAATGTTCGGCGTGCATCTGTACGGTTTCGTTTGGATGAGCAACCACGCGCACTTGCTTTTACGGGCCCCGAAGAAAAACTTCGCAGACTTCATGGCGTATTTGAATGGTCAGATCGCCGTCAATGTGAATCGGTTTCTTGGGCGAACAAATCAATTGTGGGCGCGACGCTATGCGGCTGCTCAAGTGTTGGACGATGCCGCAGAGCTCGAAATGCTGGGGTACCTCCTCGCCAATCCGCAAAATGCGGGGATTGCAAGTTCCATCAGCGATTGGCCAGGGTTGTCGAGCGCCGCGTTCTTTTTCCAAAACCGCAACCAACGATTCTTGTGTTTCGACCGGACAGCTTGGCACAACAATGGCCGGCCAAGCAACATTGCGCCATTCCTGTCGACCGTGACGCTCGAACACAAGCTATTGCCACAACTGTCGCGACTCGACAAGAAAAAGCTCCGAAGAAAATTGCGTCGATTGATCAATGAGAAGCTAAAACCATCGCCCGTTGCCGACACTCATGTCCAGCTCGCACCTGCCCCCCCGATTCGACGGCAACTGCTCGCACGCACGGTCATTCCAACCGAAAGGCCCGCGCCATCTAAGCGCAAGCGCTCACATCAGCCACTTTGCCATACGACGAAGCCGTCGTTGTGGCAACTGTATCACAAATGGTATCGTGAATTTCGCATTGCATTTGCAGACAGCTCACTCGAGTACAAACGTGGCAACACGGATGTGGAATTTCCACCAGGCTCCTTTGCGCCATCCAAATACCCACGAGCACGTTGCTCGAACGATCCAGATGCATTTTCGCGATTGCATCCAACGCGCCAGAATTTGGAAATCGCAGATGCACGCGCCAAGCTAGCAGCATAA